One Xyrauchen texanus isolate HMW12.3.18 chromosome 2, RBS_HiC_50CHRs, whole genome shotgun sequence genomic window carries:
- the znf638 gene encoding zinc finger protein 638 isoform X1 yields MINSNKKLNTQNGATNAIASNNVHKQANTLALLPRLDAPNSFTLFLESCVPPVANSLSHFGSLPLLGPVSLQLAQIKTQLALNQLNAIAGRSITPPAIASPALTLLNFLKVTMSHPIYNPLGGTFPNGQRPIMPGQYGSLGSQPGLELGAARLGPGSMSTSRGGLMINQQMPFSLGQHQSQISQDLNATIDQNIRGAREEVRRLTQILQQPKTADTRLRKDTRDEGHSSGGSGYPGTGGASRSDKTDWSLYQVPNQPFASSSLDRTSSSTQVFQSLGFGGSGASSSLDSQPPPEKRPSRYTSESASNILASFGLSNEDLELLSHYPDDQLTPDNLPFILRDIRMRKSKRNISDIDARSKLMDSDPRHGNVIDYGHFSKFGYPEESSDGYASEHQPKESPKYGREVSGPPFSGMDITKPPQPCQAASGPAEVPKIQKPPPVDSRHTKIIPARPSASQSILQLSSRPPSQMPPPSQIPPQLCVRPLMTIDDISRGPSSNWIPFLSPPISIPTPKRLPTPTMMNDYSAATPRIFPHTCSLCNIECVQIKDWIEHQNTNIHIERCRLLRKQYPDWNVEAVSVSRPESKSEHSSSKRHTSSHSYSRSPSPKRQHDSSSRRKRSRSRSRSPQRYRRNRSHSRSRSPYRNTRVSPYRRRSRSPPSQRSRSPGYSSSSRCSPARRSSPRRSSPSWQRSSSSERLAKKLMSSAELSSIADSNTLKAVVKSLAPALLAELAKKRSISTTSSSKGSSSSWRLSSSPSKRSEPSWSSRPSTSRISSSLKSLFVQDVKPKSRDAPGTACLLRLVGIPQGTTSEELTEAIEPFGKIYTAILLKAIKEASVCMERKEDAKALLNCKNLTINGQIIKICMEKDARENERKKSEKAVKTFKRELTTSKPTQSVKVKGTNTVKAPLSAKAKVLPSAKRSPVTKALQKPSDTKKTVQSAKAKPFAKGSEKPVTKKIVKKAIPWRKNIVVISDLPEEVVTEDELTNLAKPYGFISTPVIAIIQQRAYLEMPNTVAAEAMVKAYTETPAKVQEKQITVKMMMQPIDLNYMESLFRVLMGMKKSPEIVTLTERLLIVNNVPKTLEAIKEVENLIQHHGSYKKHLPLNGRVIFEMESAATARTTYSQLLKIRCMVQNNLLAFQLAKPLKVKKKPQAKGAQPPGKSAAREGKPNTTKVQKPVAAATATSEATPTDGTAGAQDKITTVPSITTDKAALSDADIVMTEGEEITAKSTSDNEDKLEADSVTAATCTVEITAGNNVVPNDVALNMAANAEIITPEIKGEIDPHNDTQTDKVAVVMTQETESVKTELEVASSIPTAESAVSFNKADQTEASPINNQNILKDEVVSKELVLTSVEEKAIDKEKLAKDSDVKFKSEMEIVASTACSRETSVETMETTKCTDDIEGSCAPQENENDLESTEHLDTDNNLQQVNDLKPTEPFETDNNPQPNDQTQSDEKLVLSAIASDFIPTSDPASELPSSSDQTVSDSAVNVTPASNSPQTVPEPFDDKTLDFPPVTQEILKALELAVHQCRMQSSLKHAEHEAKQKADAEIKAAEKMTNTFPSSSMAATSNKSAQVVKKKTPTESKSVPSEKEKKPQNSRTRSRQLDTLCPEAASRHRSRGNSEEDSPSTRRSTSSSRKGRHEPSPPSKRLRGHDDDRKSHSKSSHPSRSRSKTSTIVKAKEEETELSEEPFLFNIDEFVTVDEVGDDVEDTVTSSSESSAKGKKFQDEPNPLSTISSNAKSTPANKPKQKTRSRSTTIKTRSSETKDPEVIDTADKMEAKTEETMLVAEDVESQKQKGNEPLEQSVDNQLETVTVEPSIVESESTQPSTDLETSGSAEVDLSVQTETFSIMKEIVDIEPTRPVSSSPVHKEGCQQASTEKSSENAGWSESSAPEMEDEATVMSEFPLHDAMVTLDEVSEGEEDFPEEADEKQHLKDGEVPEAILTVDEVVDEEHGGEEYQLDKELQGLVTLDEIVEEEDEEELDSFNPETLVTLDEAKGDDEEIEEVEQSETKLTGPNQRRPEEPVQSPSHEEDACDLEELRKMNFVTVDEVGEDEEEQPPSEEVKEQKVVKKRATRSKKRARQTQVRRSTRGKREAAKSENMPDEPEMSAEDEPAPTAAKPESPSFASDPVELKKPESLKAESVRVPESSSTGVVYSEEWTGVKDDDNSRKSERAVVDMPDEDKKTAIKEESEQRQETELSEEPKAKKFRSYSPVIEDVPLPPYSPDKSIGVDFVVPKTGFFCRLCSLFYDNEGTAKKSHCSSLRHYQNLEKYYKKLKSQQQGGTTSSQSSASE; encoded by the exons CTTTACATTGTTCTTGGAAAGTTGTGTGCCCCCTGTTGCAAATTCCCTGAGCCATTTTGGGAGTTTGCCACTCTTAGGCCCTGTCTCCCTCCAGTTGGCACAGATAAAGACTCAGTTGGCACTCAACCAGCTGAATGCAATTGCTGGCCGAAGCATCACTCCCCCTGCAATTGCTTCACCTGCCTTGACCTTGCTCAACTTTCTTAAGGTCACCATGTCACATCCAATATATAATCCCCTTGGGGGGACGTTCCCTAATGGCCAGAGACCCATCATGCCTGGACAGTATGGGTCTCTGGGGTCACAGCCTGGACTGGAGTTGGGGGCAGCCCGTCTTGGCCCAGGTTCCATGTCCACTTCTCGTGGGGGATTGATGATTAACCAGCAGATGCCCTTCTCATTGGGACAGCATCAGTCGCAGATTTCCCAAGACCTTAATGCCACAATAGACCAGAACATTAGGGGAGCCCGTGAGGAAGTTCGCCGTCTTACGCAAATACTACAGCAACCCAAAACAGCAGACACCCGCTTGAGAAAGGACACAAGGGATGAAGGGCATTCCTCAGGAGGGAGTGGTTACCCAGGGACTGGTGGTGCCTCGAGATCCGATAAGACGGACTGGTCTTTGTACCAGGTCCCCAACCAGCCCTTTGCCTCTTCTAGCTTGGATCGTACTTCCAGTTCCACACAGGTGTTCCAGTCTTTGGGTTTTGGTGGCAGTGGAGCATCTAGCAGTTTGGACAGCCAACCTCCACCAGAAAAACGACCTTCACGCTACACCTCAGAAAGTGCCAGCAACATCCTCGCCAGCTTTGGACTCTCAAATGAGGACCTAGAGCTACTAAGCCACTATCCAGATGATCAACTGACACCTGACAACCTCCCATTTATTTTACGAGACATCCGTATGCGCAAGTCGAAGAGAAACATCTCTGATATTGATGCAAGATCCAAACTCATGGACTCTGACCCACGGCACGGCAATGTCATTGACTATGGACATTTCAGTAAATTTGGCTATCCTGAGGAGAGCTCGGATGGCTATGCAAGTGAACACCAACCTAAAGAGTCACCCAAGTATGGGAGGGAAGTCTCTGGACCTCCATTTAGTGGCATGGACATCACAAAGCCTCCTCAGCCATGCCAAGCAGCTTCAGGCCCTGCAGAAGTTCCAAAGATTCAGAAACCCCCACCAGTGGATTCAAGACACACTAAGATAATCCCAGCAAGACCATCTGCTTCCCAGTCTATCCTGCAACTTTCCAGTCGACCTCCTTCACAGATGCCGCCTCCTTCACAGATTCCTCCTCAGCTATGTGTTCGTCCTCTGATGACCATCGATGATATCTCCAGAGGTCCAAGCTCTAACTGGATCCCATTCCTTTCACCTCCAATCAGCATCCCTACTCCAAAGAGACTTCCAACTCCCACCATGATGAATGATTACTCAGCAGCTACTCCAAGAATCTTTCCTCATACATGCTCTCTATGTAACATAGAATGTGTCCAGATTAAG GACTGGATTGAACATCAGAACACAAATATTCACATTGAGCGTTGTAGACTTCTTcggaaaca ATACCCTGACTGGAATGTTGAGGCTGTTTCTGTTTCAAG ACCTGAATCAAAGTCAGAACACAGCAGCTCGAAGCGTCACACCAGTTCTCACTCATACTCCAGATCCCCCAGCCCGAAGCGGCAACATGATTCGTCAAGTCGGCGTAAACGGTCACGATCTCGATCCCGGAGCCCTCAAAGGTACCGGCGCAACAGAAGTCACAGCCGGTCTCGATCCCCCTATAGGAACACTCGAGTCAGCCCTTACAGGCGGAGGTCCCGTAGCCCTCCATCCCAACGGTCAAGGTCTCCAGGTTACAGCAGTAGCAGTAGATGCTCTCCTGCACGTCGATCAAGCCCCCGCCGAAGCAGCCCCTCCTGGCAGAGATCTAGCAGTAGTGAACGACTGGCCAAAAAACTCATGTCATCAG CTGAGCTTTCCTCAATCGCTGATAGTAATACTTTGAAGGCCGTGGTGAAGTCCTTGGCACCAGCCCTACTTGCTGAACTAGCCAAGAAGAGAAGCATCTCCACTACTTCCTCATCAAAGGGAAGCAGCAGCAGTTGGAGACTGTCTTCCTCTCCTTCTAAGAGAAGTGAACCCTCCTGGTCAAGCAGACCGTCCACCTCAAGGATTTCCAGCTCTTTAAAG TCTTTGTTTGTACAGGATGTGAAGCCTAAAAGCAGGGATGCCCCAGGCACTGCTTGTTTGCTAAGGCTCGTGGGAATTCCTCAAGGCACTACCAGCGAAGAACTGACTGAAGCCATTGAACCCTTTGGCAAGATTTATACTGCCATCCTCCTCAAAGCTATTAAAGAG GCCTCAGTGTGTATGGAAAGAAAGGAGGATGCCAAAGCTTTGCTCAACTGTAAGAACCTGACAATTAATGGGCAAATCATTAAGATCTGCATGGAGAAG GATGcaagagaaaatgaaagaaaaaaatctgagaaGGCTGTGAAAACTTTTAA AAGAGAGCTTACTACATCAAAGCCAACCCAGTCAGTGAAAGTAAAAGGTACAAACACAGTCAAGGCACCTCTGTCAGCTAAAGCAAAAGTGTTGCCAAGTGCCAAGAGGTCTCCGGTAACCAAGGCACTCCAAAAACCAAGTGACACTAAAAAGACTGTACAGTCTGCTAAAGCTAAACCCTTTGCTAAGGGATCAG AGAAACCAGTTACCAAGAAGATTGTTAAAAAG GCAATCCCCTGGAGAAAAAATATAGTTGTGATTTCTGATCTTCCAGAGGAAGTGGTCACTGAGGATGAACTCACAAACCTTGCTAAACCCTATGGCTTCATCTCAACTCCTGTCATAGCTATCATTCAGCAAAGG GCTTACCTGGAAATGCCTAACACAGTGGCAGCTGAAGCAATGGTGAAGGCCTACACCGAAACCCCAGCTAAAGTGCAGGAAAAACAGATAACTGTCAAGATGATGATGCAACCTATCGACCTGAACTACATG gAGTCACTTTTCAGAGTACTGATGGGCATGAAAAAGTCACCt GAAATTGTCACATTAACAGAACGTCTACTCATCGTTAATAATGTGCCAAAAACACTTGAGGCAATCAAGGAAGTAGAGAACCTGATCCAACACCATGGTTCCTACAAGAAGCATTTGCCTCTGAATGGGAGG GTGATTTTTGAAATGGAGAGTGCTGCAACTGCTAGGACCACCTACAGTCAACTCCTCAAGATTCGTTGTATGGTCCAGAACAATTTGCTTGCCTTCCAGCTTGCCAAACCACTCAAG GTGAAAAAGAAGCCACAAGCAAAAGG AGCTCAACCTCCTGGTAAATCAGCAGCTAGAGAAGGGAAACCTAATACCACCAAGGTTCAAAAGCCAGTGGCTGCAGCAACTGCTACTTCAGAAGCAACTCCCACTGATGGTACTGCTGGTGCCCAGGACAAAATTACTACAGTTCCCTCTATCACAACAGACAAAGCTGCCTTATCTGATGCTGATATTGTTATGACTGAAGGAGAGGAAATTACTGCTAAAAGCACAAGTGATAATGAAGATAAGTTAGAAGCTGACAGTGTCACAGCTGCAACTTGTACTGTTGAAATCACTGCAGGAAATAATGTAGTCCCCAATGATGTGGCACTTAATATGGCTGCTAATGCAGAAATAATTACTCCTGAGATTAAAGGAGAAATTGATCCCCACAATGATACCCAAACTGATAAAGTAGCTGTGGTGATGACCCAAGAAACTGAGTCTGTGAAAACAGAGCTTGAGGTTGCATCCTCAATTCCCACCGCTGAATCTGCAGTTTCATTTAATAAAGCTGATCAGACAGAGGCTTCACCCATAAACAATCAGAATATCCTGAAAGATGAAGTTGTGTCCAAAGAACTGGTTCTTACATCTGTGGAAGAGAAAGCAATTGACAAAGAGAAGTTGGCAAAAGACAGTGATGTCAAGTTTAAGTCAGAGATGGAGATTGTTGCTTCAACAGCTTGCAGTCGAGAAACTTCAGTAGAGACCATGGAGACTACCAAGTGCACTGATGACATAGAGGGCAGTTGTGCACCACAGGAGAATGAGAATGACCTTGAATCAACTGAACATTTAGACACAGATAATAACCTTCAACAAGTGAATGACCTTAAACCAACTGAACCTTTTGAGACCGATAATAACCCTCAACCTAATGATCAAACCCAATCTGATGAGAAGCTTGTCCTGTCAGCCATTGCATCTGACTTTATTCCAACCTCAGATCCTGCTTCTGAACTGCCTTCCTCTTCTGATCAAACTGTCAGTGATTCAGCTGTCAATGTTACACCTGCCTCAAACAGTCCCCAAACAGTACCTGAGCCCTTTGATGACAAGACACTGGACTTTCCTCCAGTTACGCAGGAGATTTTGAAGGCGCTTGAATTAGCTGTTCATCAGTGTCGCATGCAGTCTTCATTAAAACATGCTGAACATGAAGCTAAACAAAAGGCTGATGCAGAGATAAAAGCTGCAGAGAAAATGACTAACACATTTCCATCATCCTCAATGGCGGCCACATCAAATAAATCTGCTCAAGTGGTTAAGAAAAAAACTCCAACTGAGAGCAAAAGTGTGCCATCTGAGAAGGAGAAAAAACCTCAGAATTCCAGAACTAGAAGCAGGCAGCTGGACACCTTGTGCCCAGAAGCAGCTTCTAGGCACAGGAGCAGGGGGAATTCTGAAGAAGATTCCCCTTCGACTAGGCGTTCCACGTCATCATCCCGGAAGGGCAGGCACGAGCCTAGTCCCCCATCAAAGAGATTGAGGGGACATGATGATGATCGCAAG AGTCATAGCAAAAGCTCACATCCCTCCAGAAGTCGCTCAAAAACAAGTACAATTGTAAAG GCAAAAGAAGAAGAGACAGAATTATCTGAGGAACCGTTTCTCTTTAACATTGATGAGTTTGTGACAGTCGACGAAGTAGGGGATGATGTGGAGGATACAGTGACCTCAAGCTCTGAGTCTTCAGCCAAGGGCAAGAAATTCCAGGATGAACCCAATCCTCTCTCCACCATCTCTTCTAATGCAAAGTCGACTCCAGCTAATAAACCAAAACAGAAGACAAGGTCTAGATCTACAACTATCAAGACTAGATCTTCTGAGACCAAGGACCCTGAAGTTATTGACACTGCAGATAAAATGGAAGCCAAGACTGAAGAAACCATGCTAGTGGCAGAGGATGTAGAATCTCAAAAGCAGAAAGGGAATGAGCCTCTGGAACAGAGTGTGGATAACCAACTGGAAACTGTCACAGTGGAACCTTCTATTGTTGAAAGTGAGAGTACACAGCCTTCTACTGATCTAGAAACTTCAGGTTCTGCAGAGGTGGACCTCAGTGTTCAGACAGAGACCTTTTCAATCATGAAAGAAATCGTTGACATTGAGCCAACCCGGCCTGTTTCTTCCTCCCCTGTCCATAAGGAAGGCTGCCAACAAGCTTCTACAGAAAAGTCATCAGAAAATGCAGGGTGGTCTGAATCTTCTGCCCCAGAAATGGAAGATGAGGCAACTGTGATGTCTGAATTTCCCCTCCATGATGCTATGGTGACTCTTGATGAGGTTAGTGAGGGTGAGGAGGATTTTCCCGAAGAAGCAGATGAGAAACAGCATTTAAAGGATGGTGAAGTGCCTGAGGCCATTTTGACTGTTGATGAAGTTGTAGATGAGGAACATGGGGGTGAAGAATACCAGTTGGACAAAGAACTTCAAGGTCTGGTCACACTTGATGAGATTGTtgaagaggaggatgaggaggagcTTGATTCATTCAACCCTGAG ACTCTTGTAACCCTGGATGAGGCCAAGGGTGATGATGAGGAGATTGAGGAAGTGGAGCAGAGTGAGACCAAGCTTACCGGTCCCAACCAGAGGAGGCCAGAGGAGCCTGTGCAATCACCAAGCCATGAGGAAGATGCCTGTGACCTGGAAGAGCTTCGTAAGATGAACTTTGTAACTGTGGATGAAGTAGGGGAAGACGAGGAGGAACAGCCACCCAGTGAAGAGGTCAAGGAGCAGAAGGTAGTAAAAAAGAGAGCTACAAGGTCCAAAAAGAGAGCTCGGCAGACTCAAG TGAGAAGATCCACAAGAGGAAAAAGAGAGGCAGCAAAGAGTGAAAACATGCCAGATGAGCCTGAGATGAGTGCAGAGGATGAGCCAGCACCAACTGCTGCCAAACCTGAGAGTCCATCTTTTGCTTCAGACCCCGTAGAGCTTAAAAAGCCAGAATCCCTAAAGGCTGAATCCGTGAGAGTTCCAGAATCATCTAGCACAGGGGTTGTCTATTCAGAGGAGTGGACTGGAGTCAAAGATGATGACAACTCCAGAAAGTCAGAAAGAGCTGTTGTTGACATGCCTGATGAGGACAAAAAAACAGCAATCAAAG AAGAATCTGAACAAAGGCAAGAGACAGAGCTGAGCGAGGAACCTAAGGCCAAGAAATTTCGTTCTTATTCCCCTGTGATTGAAGATGTCCCCTTGCCCCCATACAGTCCAGACAAATCAATTG GGGTTGACTTTGTGGTGCCCAAGACAGGTTTCTTCTGCAGACTTTGCTCTCTATTTTATGACAATGAGGGAACTGCAAAGAAGAGTCACTGCAGTAGTCTACGGCATTATCAGAATCTGGAG AAATATTATAAGAAGCTCAAGTCTCAGCAGCAGGGTGGCACAACATCCAGTCAAAGTTCTGCATCTGAGTAg